One genomic window of Arachis hypogaea cultivar Tifrunner chromosome 8, arahy.Tifrunner.gnm2.J5K5, whole genome shotgun sequence includes the following:
- the LOC112706307 gene encoding RNA-binding KH domain-containing protein RCF3, with protein MTSSKRPNAEPNGKAKRQKSGTGFSPLDFAPGSVVFRLLCSASRIGSVIGKGGATVTQIRQETGVKVKIEEAVPGCDERVITILGSDKETEEVTDQGREVNNNNNNNKNDDDEAESKEKEIGAKDDADNDEDKGSVPVEDLKSEKGNSAIRKALSLVFEKMVEGMEETTEGDKEGSKSLSFVFRLLVLSSQVGCLLGKGGSVIKQMSADSGAQIRILPRDKLPLCASDSDELVQITGGIDVVRKALQSVSQQLLENPPRDHEPLRANPTGPSSHSAGQFPPHNRSLAAQGAPFAAGPRDISVFHPGPPVIPKFHEGAMHGRMRPSQEMLTFRLLCHAERVGNVIGKGGAIIKAVQQETASEIKVIEGSPDSEHCIIVISGPAHPDDRVSPVQEAVFRVQSRIGRSIPDPKEHNMLARLLVSSNQIGCLLGKGGSIITEMRKLSGAHIRILGKDKVPKCASEDEEVIQISGEVEAVHDALLQVTTRLRHHFFRDAFPSINYPSNSPFLDQGPPFPPYFGRRGLSPPGMYSNLGPPPHGGFPLDDGPPFINNIRRPGIPPHLSERKPWGPQGLLEGGGPMGLPDFPGGPHRRIPGFASGGQPIITSTTVEVVVPRKLVPVIYGEDGECLKQILEISDTNIKFMDPKPGAVETKIIISGTPEQTHAAQSLIQAFVLSETESG; from the exons ATGACATCGTCTAAGAGGCCAAATGCGGAGCCAAATGGGAAAGCGAAACGCCAAAAGTCAGGAACTGGTTTTTCGCCGTTGGATTTTGCTCCGGGGAGTGTTGTTTTCCGGTTGCTCTGCTCCGCGTCGAGGATTGGGAGTGTTATCGGCAAAGGTGGTGCCACCGTGACACAAATCCGACAGGAGACTGGTGTGAAGGTTAAGATTGAGGAAGCTGTACCTGGATGTGATGAGAGGGTTATTACTATTCTAGGTtctgataaggagactgaggaagtCACTGACCAAGGAAGGGAggttaataacaataacaacaacaataaaaatgatgatgatgaagctgAGAGCAAGGAGAAGGAGATTGGGGCAAAAGACGATGCAGACAATGATGAAGATAAGGGGTCTGTTCCGGTTGAAGATTTGAAGAGTGAGAAGGGGAATTCTGCCATTCGGAAGGCTCTCTCGCTGGTTTTTGAGAAGATGGTTGAAGGAATGGAGGAGACAACAGAGGGGGATAAAGAAGGTAGTAAATCCTTGTCCTTTGTTTTTAGGCTACTTGTCCTTTCTAGTCAAGTTGGATGCCTTCTGGGGAAAGGTGGTAGCGTAATAAAGCAAATGTCAGCTGATAGTGGGGCACAGATTCGGATCCTTCCAAGGGACAAACTTCCACTGTGTGCGTCGGATTCTGATGAGCTTGTTCAG ATCACGGGGGGAATCGACGTCGTCAGGAAAGCTCTTCAATCTGTTTCTCAACAACTTTTGGAAAATCCACCTCGGGATCATGAACCTCTTCGTGCCAATCCTACAGGACCATCTTCTCATTCAGCTGGTCAATTCCCACCACATAACCGTTCTCTTGCTGCACAAGGAGCGCCTTTTGCTGCAGGACCACGTGATATTTCTGTTTTTCATCCTGGTCCTCCTGTAATTCCCAAATTTCATGAAGGTGCCATGCATGGACGCATGAGGCCTTCACAGGAGATGCTTACTTTCCGTTTATTGTGTCATGCTGAAAGAGTAGGAAATGTTATTGGTAAAGGTGGAGCAATCATAAAGGCTGTGCAACAGGAGACAGCTAGTGAAATTAAGGTTATAGAAGGCAGTCCAGATTCAGAGCATTGCATTATTGTCATATCTGGTCCAGCG CACCCAGATGATAGAGTATCTCCCGTGCAAGAGGCTGTATTTCGTGTGCAGAGCAGAATAGGAAGGTCTATACCTGATCCCAAAGAGCATAATATGTTAGCTAGGCTTCTTGTTTCTTCCAATCAAATAGGTTGTCTCCTTGGCAAGGGTGGTTCCATCATAACCGAAATGAGGAAGTTATCAGGGGCCCATATCCGTATATTAGGCAAGGATAAGGTTCCAAAGTGTGCTTCAGAAGATGAAGAAGTAATTCAG ATAAGTGGAGAAGTCGAGGCAGTGCACGATGCACTTCTGCAAGTAACCACAAGACTAAGACATCATTTCTTTCGTGATGCATTTCCATCTATCAATTATCCTTCCAATTCTCCATTTCTAGATCAAGGTCCTCCATTCCCACCGTACTTTGGAAGGCGAGGACTTTCACCACCAGGGATGTATTCTAATCTAGGTCCACCTCCACACGGGGGTTTTCCTCTTGATGATGGTCCtccttttattaataatatacgCAGACCAGGCATTCCTCCTCATTTATCCGAAAGAAAGCCTTGGGGTCCTCAG GGGTTACTAGAAGGTGGTGGACCCATGGGCTTACCAGACTTTCCAGGAGGCCCTCATAGGAGAATTCCAGGATTTGCAAG TGGGGGCCAACCAATTATCACTAGTACCACTGTTGAAGTAGTTGTTCCTCGAAAGCTTGTGCCTGTAATTTATGGGGAGGATGGTGAATGCCTAAAACAAATACTTGAG ATCTCTGACACAAATATCAAATTTATGGATCCAAAGCCTGGAGCTGTGGAAACCAAGATTATAATATCAGGAACCCCGGAGCAAACTCATGCTGCCCAAAGTCTTATTCAGGCGTTTGTCTTGAGTGAGACAGAGTCTGGTTGA